The Microtus ochrogaster isolate Prairie Vole_2 chromosome 4, MicOch1.0, whole genome shotgun sequence nucleotide sequence ATACCTGGCCTGTGGGTAGGGCCGCGTCTCAGGCACACCTGGTCTGTGGGTAGGGCTGCATCTCAGGCACATTGTGGCCTGAGGGTAGGACCGCATCTCAGGCACACCTAACCTGAGGGTAGGGCTGTGTCTCATGCACAGCTGGCCTGAGGGTAGGGCAGCACCTCGTGCACACCTGGCCTGTGGGTGGGGCCACATCTCAGGCACACCTGGCCTGTGGTAGGGCCACATCTCACGCACAGCTGGTCTATGGGCAGGGCCACGTCTCAGGCACACCTGGCCTGAGGGTAGGAAAGCCTCATCAAGGTTTTCTTACAAATGTGACTTAAAGAGATACAGAGCAGGCAACTTtggaaagataattttattagCTTCATGAACAACAGCTGCCACAAGACCTGGATGGGGACAGAGCTGTGGTGGTCTCCCACCATCCCCTCCACACCTCTGGAAAGGGTCTAAGTGTGGCTCCTAAGAACATCTTACTTGCCCTTCAGCGTAGAAACGGAAGTGGGCAAGGCAGTCCTTGCTGGACACTGGGGCCTTGTGTTCTGTGTCCATCCCACTGAACAGGAGAATTAACCAGTCCACATTCTAGACATTCAGATCTGGACTGGTCTGGCCCATGTTATGGATCATTGACCAGGAACATGACCTCCTGAGTTACCAATCAGATAGTCAACATTCTGGAGGGGATCCAGATTCtaggaagaaaattaagaaacctTTCACCTTTCAAGGGATTTTGTTAGGAGTTCTACATCGtaaagttgtttgtttgctttcttgtttgtttgcttgtttgtttgtttgtttgaagacagagCCTCACTGTGTAACtgtggctagcctagaactcactatgtaaaccagactggcctcaaactcacagagattcaattgcctctgcctctcaagtgctaggattaaggtgtGTGAGACCACACCATGCTCTATAATATAAAGTTTGAAGTGTATATTCCAAATCAACAAGAAATCTAACCTTCTGGGTTGTCAACAAGGAGCCAAGTTCTGAGAAGCCAGTTAAAAACTACTCCTATAGTTTTTAAGGGTTAGCAAAGAATTCAGCATCCCAGAATGGCAAAATCACAATATTCTAGACAAGGGTGAGATCCAAAGTTCTAATTGTCAGCTCTCTCAGTGCTGTGccaagccaggaaacaaactctGAAGTCCATCTACCTCACCTCAGCATCCTAGAAGGACAAGCACAAAGCTCTTCCTTCCAGAAGGCTGCCTCCATGCCCCTTACAGCTCGGAGGACGGTCTCTGCCCCTCACAGCTCGGAGGACGGTCTTTCGACAGCAGGTCCCTTGTCTCCGGGCGACTCTGGCACACTGAAGGAAACATAGGGGCAGGTCTTGGTGTTGAGGCAGATCAGTTTCTTCAGTGAGGCTGTGTTGACAAGGTTGAAGCCCACATCACCACCGAATGTGCTGGGCTTCCAATACTCTGGAGAACAAATGGGATTCCCTAGGAGACCCTTGAGGGAAAAGGGAGCCCCAATCTCTATCATGCTCTCCCCAAAGATGGAGTTGGGCTGGCACTTTTCCAGAAGCAACCCCGGGTAGAACTCTAAGGCATCGATGTCACCATACAGCTCCTCCAACTCAGCTGCCATCTCCTTCTCTCCTGCAGAACAAGAACATACCATCAGAGTCACAGTTTTGTTAAGATCGACCTGGGGATGGAACCTTGTAGATTCAGTTTTTCTCTAGGGACAACAGAGACCCCAGGAGAACAATTTCGTCCACTGGGAAAATGTCCTAAAATGTGGCTCTGCGGGCATCAGCGAACAATTAGGAAAGAAAGAGCAGATGGGCACTTTGACTCGGACTATGTGGTGACAAAGGGTCTAGAGGCCTAGATCGGTCCCCAAACAGTTCATGACCTTCAACTCATTCCATTCTCTGGACTTAATTCTTGGGCCAACACAACATGGAGAAAACAGCCTGTATTGATTCTCTCAAGGAAGATTTCAAGCTCTCTAGACAGGACAAACCCACGCCTTCAGCACCTACGATCCTAGTTCCGTGCCAACCTCCCTTCACCACATGGCATCTCCCAAGACAAGCCCCTTGCCGGTCACATCTATGGCTGTCCTCCCAGAGGAGACCTACCTTCTTCGCCTCTGTGCCTTTGTTTCCCCCCTTGCCAAACCTGaagttcttctctttctatttccaACCTGGAAAATTCCTATTTATCCCTCAAACCCACCAGGAAGTCATCGTCTCCCCATTTGGGTGCTGCcacatctctgccttccctcacAATGTCCAGTGTAGTGCTGGCCATCTGCACCGTTCCAGTCTGTCCTTGTTATCTCCCTCACTTCCTTGGCATGTCTCAAAGATAGATAGAGACTGTGTCCAGGAAGCAGTGGCTGCCACCTACCTGTGAGCTCCTGGAAGGAGGTGTAGGGTTTCATACCAAACCTCTTCCGGTATTCATTGAAGGGCTGTAGGCGCATCTCTCGGGACTCTTTGATGACATCCATGGCCACATGAAGAACGTGGTGGTTAAAGTTCCTACCCCCACCAATCTGCCAAGAGATTggcacagctgtcagtctaggaACCAGGCCAGACTGTCCTGTGTAAGGTCCTAAAAGGAGAACTCCAGGTCTTTCTGaaccaggacagagaatgggGTGCAGCCCAGTGGTCATGACACTGTGGTTTGGCTCTATCTCCGCCTGCTCCCCCAACACTGAAGTGTGCAGCACTCCACTCTCTAGTGACTGGAGCTCTTTGGAGTCACACCAAGAAGTAGTGTCGCTtttgttgaaagagaaaaaaggtcTAGATGAAAAGAAGGACTCTGGATCCCCAGGACTTGTGGATCAGCCTGCTTAGCACacttggcaagctccaggccaagtaagagatcctgtctgaaaagtCAAGTGAACAGTTCCTGAGGAGTGACACCCACAGCTgacttctgacacacacacacacacgcacacactcacacacacacacacacaaccccacaAAAAGTCATAATAGTTACAGGGCACCAGTTTAAAGGAAGCTCTACTTCTGAGATCTGTTTTGATTGAACAAGTATAATTGAGCCggaaagaaaaacagttgaatTGAAATCATACAACTCAGAGCAAAGCAAACTTGGAACAGCAAGCAGAGAGTAGTTCCAACCCCAGTTCTGGCCATGCCAAGCTATGTGGCTGGGATGGTGCCCCTACCCAAAGATGCACTATTTAACCTGCAGAACCCACAAATGTGACCTTAGCTGAAAATGTAATAGTCTCACCTTGCTGGTGGCTTGGCTTCACACACTTTCCATCACCCACAGGCAACTACAATCTGATAATATttaatggaaaattccagaaataaacaattcctAAGTTTTAAATCGCATGCTATTCTGGGTAGCGTGATGAAATCTAATGAGGAGTCTCTTGATCCTGCCCAGAATATGAATCATGCCTTCATTCACCATGTCTATACTGCACAAGACCCCTGGCTTGTCAATCATCTGGCATCTGTCAGTCATCAGGTCAACTGTCATGATATCGAAGTGCTGTGCACAGGTAACCCCTACACAGTAAACTAAGCATCATATACCTGTGTCGTTCACCTCACCCCATGTCCTCACATAGACACAATATCAGCTCACATTATCCTGAGGGGCGAGTACTGCACACCACTGAGAGAGAAAATTCACACTATATACTTTTACTACAGAAAAGTATTATGCATATATTCAATGTTTCTATTATTACTATGTCTCTTATTGTACCTAATTTGTAAGTTAAACTTTACCACCACAGTTCATATGTATAGGAAAAAAAGTATGTATGTGGTTCGGTACTCTACCATTTCAGACATCCATTTGGGAAGAAGTCTTAGATGCATTCCCTATGAATAGGAGAACTATATAGCCTTTACTGGTATAGACGAAATAAAGTCATGCTTGATTAGGGGAGATCCTAATCCAAGAAGTgatgccttgtttgtttgtttgttttcaagtttcgaaacagggtctcatgtaacccacgCTGACCTAGAACTAGCCCAGGAGCTGAAATGACCTCGTGGTCCTACTTCtatttccagagtgctggaattacagtgcACCTCTGTGCCCAgcccagagacacagagaggacacCGTGTGacgagaggaagaggcagacagttGACTGACACTTCTTCTACAAGTCAAGAACTATCCAAGGACTGTGGGAATCCAGTGAGAAAGGCTAAAAACAGATTCCTCTCTAGAGCCCTCTGCCACTCCCCAGTGAAGGACATGTCTCTATTATCTTAAGCCATCCACTCTGAAGCATTTTGTTGGGAAACCCTGGCATGAAAACACAAGGACAGATTATGCTTGGGTTTCCTCATATGCAAACATGGGGAGTGTGGAAGCATCCACCTGATATATTGTAGTAAAATAAAGCGTTGTCACAATGCTGGTCACATGGCAACATCACACAGTGGCCATCGTGATGTTCATTGGAGAAAGGCCTGCTttgtcctgcctctgctccttttTAATACCCTCAGAATCAACAGCTGCTATCTTCTCCCAGTTTCAAAACCCAGACCTTCCACACACTTAGCAGTCACACAGCCCCACACAAAGGCTTCTGACCCATCTCACACCCGTGCCCCCACAGAGAGCAGAGGGTACTCAGGGGGCAGCAAATGCTAATTGCAGTCAAATTACCAAGAGGAAATGTAAACCCACTAAGTGTCACAGCTTCCTGTGGGGTAGGGGGcagtgaagacagagaagcaaaggacTCAAGACAGGCGAAAAATGAGGAGCTTCCAGCTATAGGGAAGGAGTGATTTCAGAGGGGCTGACTAAGAATCTCAACAGAATGCATTCGTCTGCCAGGGCCATGACAGTGGTGTCTCAATTAACTGAAGCTTAGTCTCCGTGTGAAGTCTAGTGTGTCTGGCGCTTGGTCCCTTCTGAAGCCAGCCTCTTTGGTTTATAGATAGCCACTGCCTCCCTGTGTCTGCACGTGGCTCTCCTTCTGGATGAGTCTGTCTTAATCTCCTTATCTTACAACAATCCCAGTCACATTGGATTAGTGCCCACCCCAATTTCCTAGCTCATCTtaaatgtctctttaaagacagtATTTCCAAGTGTTATTCTGAGGTCTTGAGGGTTAGGATCATGGCATATTAATTTGGGGTAGGACACAATTCAGCTGATAAGAAATACAGAACTCAAAAGGCATTTCATACAGGCACAGTCATGTATATTACCAGACCCTAACAGGGTCCTCATGTCCTTCAGATTCCAAGCCCTCAAGCCTTTGCACATGCTGTCCTCTCCATCTGGAATACAATCATCCctgtcaccatcaccaccctCGCCAGGGAAAATCCCTGCCCGTCTTTACCATCTCTACTTTGCCATCGCCCTAACACCCAACTTTGGGTTACAGAGTTGACAGAGTGCCATGGCTTTCTGAAATATGGTCATCAACATCTTATCATTCTGAGGACATTAGCAGGCACCTGTCATGGTGCTAGCTCGAATGATGTTAGCTGTCATTGGACTGTCTTCCTTTTATGGTGACCATGCCAAAAGGATAGGGTCCAAGAACCATGTCAATCTTGTTCATCACCACATCCCAAGCATCTGAAGTAGTGTCTGTGTTGTGGTCTCAACCTGAAACATATCCCATAGGTTTGTATTTTAAACACTTGCTCCCCAAATGGTGACACTATTGGGAACACCGTGGAGCCTTTAGAAGGTGTGGCCAAGCTGAAGAAAATAGGTCACTATGAGCCAGACTTTAAAGGCTACAGCTCAGCGCCTGGTTCCCATCTCATTACTTCCCGGTCTGCTGTGACATGAACACCTCTGCCTTGAGCTTCTGCTGCCACTGACAGGGTCACTCTGCCATGGCTTCCTCGTTGTGACACTGCCAAAATAACCCTCCTTCCCTGGAGTTTTTTTGGTAAGGTATTTGAGACATAATAATATGAAAGTGACTAATGAACCCTGGTACTGTCACCTGAATGAGAGAATTCCTAAAGAGATATTTATGAACACCTGTAGAAGTGACACTATGAGCTGGGTgttggtgtcacacacctttaatcccagcacttgggaggcagaggcaggcagatctctgtgagttcgaggccagcctggtctacagagtgagttccagaatagtcagggtGGTTAtgcagagaaaaccctgtctcaaaaaaaaaaaaaaaaaagtaagtaacaCTATGCTCATcccacagatgagaaaactgggtTTTGGATCAAGTCTGTTGGCTCCCAGAGCCCACCCTCTGTTTCTCTGAAGCTTACCCGGCCAGCCCTCTGGCGGGAGAAGGCGTCCACCAGTGCCTCGACACCATAATCCACCAGCATGGAGGTGTTAAACAGAAACTGCTCATAGCTGTACTCTTGCGAGCCCACTTTGAAGGAGTCGGGCATGAGTGGGTGCCAGTGATAGAGATGGTTGAACTCCACGGCGATGCGGTTTTGGTACTGGAACTGGGCTCGGAACAGCAGCTCCGGATCAAACTTGAGCTGCAGGAAGTAGCCACTCAAGTGTTGCACATACTCCTCAATGATAATTTTGATGGTTTCCCCTGTGTGAGGAAGATGGGGAACGGGGTCAGCAGAGCTTCATGTGTGGGAAACCAGGAAGCTCATGAAAAGAGCTTGTTTTTACCCCACCTCGCCTCGCCCCCGCACCCCCACTCCCACGCTCACTGTGGCTGAGGCTCATTCATTGCCCTGGTCACTTCTGCTTTCTGTCCTTCTCAAGGGATGTGAAAACACTATCTCAGATTTGACTGAGCTCCCCAGACAGGGGCATTGCTGCTCCAGAAGGAGGCCCTGGGCCCAGTAAGGGAGAAATCCAGGGGCTAGAGGTAGATGAAAAGAGatgaagaacactggctgctcttctaggggacccaggttcaactcccagcactgacatggtagctcacaaccatctgtaaccccatcTTCAagagatctgatgttctcttctgaccgCCTCGggaaccaggcatgcatatggtacacagatatacatgaagacaaaatcaCCAAAATAcgtagaataaatattttttaaaaaatcaaaaaaaaaaacctgtcttccCTGCAGACTGTGACAGGGTCTGGAGAagtcatggtggcacaagcccCTAAACTAAAACCCAGGACTTAAGGAGCCAAAGCAGGAGAGTTGCAAAGTTGATGCCTGAATgacctatgtttaaaaaaaaaattgtctctaaaaaagaaaaagctgagaaACCCTGGAAGATATAAAAACATAGTGCTGTGTTAGTGAGGAGTGTCATTTCATGCAAACCCTTAGTGAGGGCGCAGGCTTCAGAGACACCACCTGACAGCTACTGCAGAGAAAGCCGCACTGTCGGGAGCGCAGCCTTGGGCATTCAATTATACATACCACAGTTCTCATGTGTCGTTATGTACATTACAGTCTCAGGGACAGAGATTTCCTTGACCCCTTGGGAACCAGCTATACACAATGGAAACAGCCGAGAAAGAAGTAAGTTGGACACACCCGGACAACAGAATAATCGGCCAGCAGATAGTTACAGGAAACTAGTGCCTGGCCCAGGCCAGCACACGAGCTGGCTTTTTAGTAAAATGACCCGGAGCTGAAGGATTTGGTTAGCAGCCATGGCTTCATATGTCTCCAGCTTCTTCATATGTGAGCATCTGAGCTCGGCTCACCCTTCTTACCTGCAAACTGTGGGCTCTATAAATTCCCACGTGATTCCCATGTGACCACGTGTCAGGCCACGGGAAGAGTAGACAACAGGCAAAGTTTATGCTGTTGGCATGGGACAGGCAATTTCAACCATGTGAACACAGGTTAGCCACAGTCCTGACTTTGATCACAGTTTCTTCACCAGCCGTGGTGCTGGGCAACCTCTAACCAGAGACCTGGTCTCTCTGGTAAAGGTCTGTGAGATACAGACTTCAAAAGAAAGCTCAGCTGGTCCACCCTCAGAGTACTCTCATCCCCGGTGCCTGACTCTTCCTGAAGCCAGTGAATTCGCCGCTGTAATTGGGACCAGCCATGCCCAGTAAAGCCCAGAGATGGGTGACTCACACAGAGTAGTCAGGACAGAGGTGACAGGGTCCAAgctcccaggcaggaagccatcTGACATTTTAGGTTATGGACCCACCCCTGTAGTAGACACAAAAATATCTGTCCCTGAGTCACCGAGCATCTCCCGAACTCCACAAAAGCTGATGGACTGAGAGAGGGGAAGTTGGGAAGTTCCTGAGGGTGGGGTAAACTGGCGTTTGATCTTGGTGTGCTGAGAATCTTAGTGCCAAACTGGGTGGTAGCCCAAGCGGGGAGCTGGGTACAGCACAGGGAGAAAAAAACTGGGATTCGAGGTAACCAAACAAATATGCCCAGAAAATTCTGACTAAGTGTCATAGCAAATCCTTCCAGCAACACATTCAGGATCTGAAGCTGCAGCCTGGAGGCCCCTACTGAGGTCCCAGACACCAGCAACCGTCCCTCTCACCAATGTGACCACACTGactgtctttttctgcttttcactgttaatttgttttacttttatttgggTTACTGAATATGGGTGGCCAAACCTGGCTTGGGGCTCAGGCTATGAATTCCCCAGTTCAGTAACTCTAGAGTCCCAACGTCTCAGCTCCTCGGGCATGCTCACCTATAAGGATGAGGCGAGTGGTCTGGAAGAGCTGCTCGTCATCCCAGGTGGGGTGCTCCTCCTTCAGCAGGTCGCACACGCGATTGTGCTCACGTAGCCAGATCGTGGACATGACCATCAGCCCTGGGAGCAACCCAAACACCTCCTGGCCCACAGCCATCTGCCTCTCGGGCGGGACACCCGGTGGGTAGCGCATCAACACGGACGTCTGTTCCACCGACGGTGGGTACACCTCTCCGTCCTGCACCTGTGGGATGGGGCCGCCTGGCAACCTAGGGCCGGGCAGAGCAGCCGCAGCTGACTCCAGCCCTCCTCCAAGAGCCCTCTCCACATCCGGGGCCCTGTGTTGCAGCTCTACTTCCTCAACCCTGACCCGCCTGCCTGGTTCTCCCTAAGTACCTGCCCTAGGCCAACTCTTGCTCTTAGACATCCTTCTAGGTACACAGCAGTGTGCGCACCCACttacaacacaaaacaacaacaacaaaaacttcaacTCTAGCATCACAGGCTAGCTACGTGAGCTTGCAGCTCTGCCAGCCACCCTCCGCTCTCAGCAGAGGTCAGAAACCTACATACTACAGACGCCTGCTCCCTCCTTTAACCCAGCCGTTCCTTCGCACCcttggatcttcctgcctccacgaTTCTCATAGCTAAACCCTACAGAGAGCTGACTCTAGCCCCGTCTTGGCTTCTGCAGTTCTGCTGCTACAACTCCAACTTCTCCTCAAGGCCCCCCAACGGTAGCAGCTGGTTGGTGGCAGTTATACAATAGTAACTAGGTAGGTGGTctcttcttcatccattcatgaAATATACACACTGCCAAGGTATATGCCAAGTACTATTCTCAGCTATAAAGACACCCCAGTGAATTTTCATTCCATTCGTTCAGATTTCCATAATCCAATATAGTCGCCACTAGCCACCCATGGCCCCTGGCACTCCAAATTTgactattttgtttcatttagattttacttgacttctcttttaaatttttcttttttaagatttatttttgtatgtgtgtttgtatgcctCATGTGTGGGGATGCCCAcaaaatccagaagagggcatcaatcccttagagctggagttaccgaCAGTTCTGAGCCTCTTGTGGGTCCTAGGAAGCAAGCCCAGATCCTGTGGCAGAGTGGCaagcttttagctgctgagccatttctccagtcccgtaattttaaattttaaagtggaTGTTTCAGCTATTGGGTATATGAATCTACttattgaattataatttttatgaaatctAGAGAGAGATCAGCTACCTCCAATGAAAacctttttaacttttattacatttatttatttatgtgttcacGAGGCAAGAGCAAAGTGATGCCGAAGTGAACCTGCttaggtcagaagacagcttgtaggaacaggttctctcctttctccacatgGGTCACAGGGATCAAACACTGGCTCTCAGG carries:
- the Ptgs1 gene encoding prostaglandin G/H synthase 1 gives rise to the protein MSRRSLSLQFPLLLLLLLLPPPVLLTDPGVLSPVNPCCYYPCQNQGVCVRFGLDRYQCDCTQTGYSGPNCTIPELWTWLRNFLRPSPSFTHFLLTHGRWFWEFVNASFIRETLMRLILTVRSNLIPSPPTYNLAHDYISWESFSNVSYYTRVLPSVPKDCPTPMGTKGKKQLPDVQLLAQRLLLRRKFIPAPQGTNILFAFFAQHFTHQFFKTSGKMGPGFTKALGHGIDLGHIYGDNLERQYHLRLFKDGKLKYQVQDGEVYPPSVEQTSVLMRYPPGVPPERQMAVGQEVFGLLPGLMVMSTIWLREHNRVCDLLKEEHPTWDDEQLFQTTRLILIGETIKIIIEEYVQHLSGYFLQLKFDPELLFRAQFQYQNRIAVEFNHLYHWHPLMPDSFKVGSQEYSYEQFLFNTSMLVDYGVEALVDAFSRQRAGRIGGGRNFNHHVLHVAMDVIKESREMRLQPFNEYRKRFGMKPYTSFQELTGEKEMAAELEELYGDIDALEFYPGLLLEKCQPNSIFGESMIEIGAPFSLKGLLGNPICSPEYWKPSTFGGDVGFNLVNTASLKKLICLNTKTCPYVSFSVPESPGDKGPAVERPSSEL